The nucleotide sequence AGAAAATGAAAAGTCAGACGCAAGATCGCAGTGCGCCGTCGAGTGCGCTCGTTTTAATCGAGGAGCGGTTCCTCACGAACGGTGGCGTCGTACCGTTCGCCCTCGTACTCGATCTCGAGTTCGGTCTCGGGCTCCGCGTACTCCGGCGGGAGGTACGTGTAGACGACGCAGGCGCCGACCGTGTACCCGTACTCGGCACTGTGTACGTAGCCGATTCGTTCGTCACCGTCGAAGATCGGACGGTGAGGGAGGATCGTCGCTGCTTCGTCGTCGAGGGTCAGGCACGCGACCTTGTGGTCGATGTTGTTCCCCTCCGCCGCTTCGACGACCGCTTCCTTCCCGATGAAGTCGGTCTCCAGGTCGGTGGCCCATCCGAGATCCGTCTCGTAGGGGTTGTGCTCGGTGTGGAGGTCCTCTCCCCACAGCCGGAAGCCCTTCTCAATGCGCAGCGCGTTCAGCGCGCCGTTGCCGTACGGACGAATGTCGTACTCTTCGCCGGCCTCCATGAGATGCTCCCAGAGCTGCTCGCCGTACTCGGAAGGCGTGTACAGCTCCCAGCCGAGTTCGCCGGCGTAGGACACTCGGAGCGCGGTGACAGGCACGTTCTTGACGAAGAACTGCTGACTCGTGAAGAACGGGAACGCCTCGTCGGAGAGGTCCACGTCCGTCACCTCGGAGAGCACCTTCCTCGCGTTCGGACCGGTACAGACCATCGCCGCCAGGCTGGAGGTGACGTCGTTGACGACCACGTCCTCGGGGGACTGCTCGCGGACCCACGCGACGTGGTTGTTCCCGACCTCGCGACCGGTCGTCAGGAGGAGGTAGCGGTCGTCGTCGACGCGCGTGACGGTGATGTCCGCGCGGACGCCGCCCTCCTCGTTACACATGAGCGTGTACCGGACGTCGCCGATGTCGATGTCCATGTCGTTCGTACAGAGGCGCTGAACGAAGTCTCCGGCGTCGCTCCCGACGACCTCCATCTTGTTGAACGACGTCATGTCGTGGAGGCCGACCTTGTTGCGGACGTGGAGCGCCTCCGCGCCCTCGATGGGCGACCAGTACTTGCCCTCCCAGCCCTCACGGTCCGGGATCTGCTCGCCGTACTCGGCGAGCAGGTCGGCGTTGGACTCGAACCACTGCGGTTCCTCCCACCCGGCTTCGGCCCACAGCTCGGCGTCGAGTTCCTTGTGGCTGTGGTACATCGGCGTGCGGCGGATGTCTCGCTGATGATCCGTCCAGACCCACTTCGGGTGCATGATGTTGTAGACGATGCGGTACTCCTCGCCGCCGGTGTCTCGTGCGAAATCCCAGCTGCCTTCGTGGGCGTCGAACCGATTGACGTTGCAGTGCCGGAGGTCGATCGGTCCGTCGGAGAGGCGGGGGACACCGTTTTCCATCCACTCGGCGAGCGCCTTGCCGGCGCCGCCGGCGTGAGTGACCCAGATGGCGGCCGCGGTCCAGAGACCGTCATACTTCTGGACCGGCCCCATCACCGGCAGGCCGTTCGGCGACTCCGCAAACATCCCGTTGTACTTGTGTTCGAGTTCCTGCCCCTCAGTGGCGGGCAGCAGTTCGTCGCTGGCCTGGCGGGGCGCCTTGTCCGGCCGGTCAGGGTGCGTCGCGTTGTTCATATGGTACTCGGTGAACTCGTGGACCGAGCCCTGTTCGGCGTCTTCCTCGTTGCCGCCGAGCTCTCGCGGGTCGGGTACGACGGGTTCGTGGTTGTACGACCCGATCCCGTAGGAGTCTCCGTGCGTCCGGAAGTACATCGCGTTGTCCTGATCGCGGAGGATCGGCCGGTCGGGGCCCGCGAGCAGGCGGTCAGTCTTCTCGCCGGAGACGTCCTTGTAATTCTCGTACAGCGGGTGATCGCTGACGTCGATCTGGTTGTCGGCGAGTTCCTCGAGCGGCTCGGTCATCGTGTATTGGTGCTCGACCGGCGTCACCGGGAGGTGAACGTCGAGTTTCTCGCCCAGTTGACGCGCCCAGATGTTCGTTGCGATGACGACTTCGTTACACTCGATCGTCCCGTTTTCGGTGATAACCGAGCTGATCGACCCGTTCTCGGTCTCGATGTCTTCGGTGCGGGTATGCGGAACGAACTTCGCTCCCTGGTCCATGGCTTCTCTGGCGAGGGCAGCGCAGGCGACGACGCCGGACACCTGGCCGTCGGTCGGCGAGTAGTAGCCACCCTGGATCACGTCGCTGTCGACGAGCGGCAGCTTTTCTTCTACTTCCTCGGGCGACAGGATCTCCGGATTCGGGAGTCCCCAGGATTCGGCATGCTCAACGCGGCGCTGGAGGAAGTCCATCCGCTCATCGCTGCGTGCAACTTCGATACCGCCGACTTCCTTGTAGGCTTGGACCCCGTTGTCGTCCTCCAGGTCCGAGTACACGTTACGGCTGTGCTTGGCGAACTTCGAGAGGATCTTCGACTCGGAAGTCTGGAACATGATCCCCGGCGCGTGGCTGGAAGACCCGCCAGTGGTTGGCATCGGTCCCTGATCGACGACGACGACATCGTCTCGGCCGAGTTCAGTGAGCTGGTACGCCAGGTTGCACCCGACGATACCGGCACCGACAATAACAGTGTCTGCTTGGTCCGGCAAGCTGTCGTCTGCGTTCATAATTGTACACTCCGTGGTGCCAGTCGAGTACAAATATAATTATCGCTCACCCATATCTTCACCAAAACGTGGTCGAAGAATTATAGTTAGAGTTTCGAGGTGGCTGCGGATAACTGTGATATCACTGTTATCCTACGGTACCATCGCGAGCGGCGACGCTTAATTTCGTGTGTGGACACGCCAACGGCCGTCAGAGCTGTCAGAGATATCGACGAAGTCACGGAGAAGCACAAAATGAAATTTAAATACTATTTTTGGCGATAGTAACGCTGAATCGCGGGGTGGCGGCTTCCCTTTGCAGCTACCCGAATCAATCAAGCGAACCCTAGTTATCTGCACACAGGGTCTCTTGCAGGGCATAATTCTCCATTAGTTTCCCGAAATCATACCACATGCTAAGGAAATAATAGCAACTTATTTCACGCCAACTCCTTATCGTTCTCTTGCATGGTAGAGTCCATTCCGCTGGAGACAGCGAAACAGCTGATAGAAGCGGCAGAAGAGAAAGCGGACGAGATCGATAATCCGATGGTGATCACGGTTGCAAACAGCGAGGGGAACCTCATCGCCCAGCACCGCATGGACGGCGGCTGGCTGGCCTCCGTGAGCATCTCGCGTAACAAGGCGTACACGTCCGCTGCCCTGGAGATGCCGACACACGAACTGGCGGAGCCTTCCGAACCGGGCAACTCCCTGTACGGTCTCCAGACGACCGACGACGACCAGATCGTCATCTTCGGCGGCGGCTATCCGCTCGAGCAAGACGGCGAGGTCGTCGGCTCGATCGGCGTCTCTGGCGGTGCCGTAAGCCAGGACCGCGAGGTCGCCGAAGCTGGCGTCGAACAGTGGAACGAACTCATCACAGAGGAAGCGGCCACGGCAGACGACTGATCGAGGAAAAACTCGAGACACTCATCGATACGCAACTGGAACTGAAGCGCCATCTCAGGCGGCGACGATCACAGACGACGGGGGAGTACAAATAGTGCTCTCCCGTCGATGCTACCAGGGTTAGATGA is from Haloterrigena salifodinae and encodes:
- a CDS encoding GcvT family protein; translation: MNADDSLPDQADTVIVGAGIVGCNLAYQLTELGRDDVVVVDQGPMPTTGGSSSHAPGIMFQTSESKILSKFAKHSRNVYSDLEDDNGVQAYKEVGGIEVARSDERMDFLQRRVEHAESWGLPNPEILSPEEVEEKLPLVDSDVIQGGYYSPTDGQVSGVVACAALAREAMDQGAKFVPHTRTEDIETENGSISSVITENGTIECNEVVIATNIWARQLGEKLDVHLPVTPVEHQYTMTEPLEELADNQIDVSDHPLYENYKDVSGEKTDRLLAGPDRPILRDQDNAMYFRTHGDSYGIGSYNHEPVVPDPRELGGNEEDAEQGSVHEFTEYHMNNATHPDRPDKAPRQASDELLPATEGQELEHKYNGMFAESPNGLPVMGPVQKYDGLWTAAAIWVTHAGGAGKALAEWMENGVPRLSDGPIDLRHCNVNRFDAHEGSWDFARDTGGEEYRIVYNIMHPKWVWTDHQRDIRRTPMYHSHKELDAELWAEAGWEEPQWFESNADLLAEYGEQIPDREGWEGKYWSPIEGAEALHVRNKVGLHDMTSFNKMEVVGSDAGDFVQRLCTNDMDIDIGDVRYTLMCNEEGGVRADITVTRVDDDRYLLLTTGREVGNNHVAWVREQSPEDVVVNDVTSSLAAMVCTGPNARKVLSEVTDVDLSDEAFPFFTSQQFFVKNVPVTALRVSYAGELGWELYTPSEYGEQLWEHLMEAGEEYDIRPYGNGALNALRIEKGFRLWGEDLHTEHNPYETDLGWATDLETDFIGKEAVVEAAEGNNIDHKVACLTLDDEAATILPHRPIFDGDERIGYVHSAEYGYTVGACVVYTYLPPEYAEPETELEIEYEGERYDATVREEPLLD
- a CDS encoding GlcG/HbpS family heme-binding protein; this encodes MVESIPLETAKQLIEAAEEKADEIDNPMVITVANSEGNLIAQHRMDGGWLASVSISRNKAYTSAALEMPTHELAEPSEPGNSLYGLQTTDDDQIVIFGGGYPLEQDGEVVGSIGVSGGAVSQDREVAEAGVEQWNELITEEAATADD